The following coding sequences are from one Treponema bryantii window:
- a CDS encoding DUF1846 domain-containing protein has protein sequence MKNGFDNDKYLKIQSEHIKERIAKFGDKLYLEFGGKLFDDYHASRVLPGFQPDSKLRMLMQLADVAEIVIVISAVDIEKNKVRSDLGITYDKDVLRLRDEFQNRGLMVGSVVITHYTGQEAAKAFRARLKKMGIKAYYHYTIPGYPSNVPLIASDEGFGKNDYIETTRPLVVITAPGPGSGKMATCLSQLYHENKRGIKAGYAKFETFPIWNLPLKHPVNLAYEAATADLNDVNMIDPWHLEAYGKTTVNYNRDIEIFPVLDAIFKGIYGNNPYKSPTDMGVNMAGYCIFDDDACCEASKQEIIRRYYETVGRLVEGNAEESEVDKINLLMQQAQITTDDRKVTVAAKERAAKSKTVCAAIELADGTIITSETTELLGTSAALILNATKHLAGLDHKLKLIPKEMIEPIQRMKVDFLSGNNPRLHTDEVLVALAMLSREDENCRMAIEQLPNLRGCQVHTTVMLSEVDRKIFKKLGCVLTCEPVSKKQKPLIG, from the coding sequence ATGAAAAACGGATTTGATAATGACAAGTATCTGAAGATTCAGTCAGAACACATTAAAGAAAGGATCGCCAAATTCGGCGATAAACTCTATCTTGAATTCGGTGGAAAGCTGTTTGACGACTATCATGCTTCCCGAGTTCTCCCAGGTTTCCAGCCAGACAGTAAATTACGGATGCTCATGCAACTGGCCGACGTAGCGGAAATCGTAATTGTAATCAGCGCAGTAGATATTGAAAAGAACAAGGTTCGTAGTGATCTCGGAATCACTTACGATAAGGATGTTTTGCGCCTTAGAGATGAGTTCCAGAACCGCGGACTCATGGTTGGTAGTGTTGTAATTACACATTATACAGGTCAGGAAGCTGCAAAGGCTTTCCGTGCCCGTCTTAAGAAGATGGGAATTAAGGCCTATTATCATTACACAATTCCTGGATACCCTTCAAATGTTCCTCTTATCGCAAGTGATGAAGGATTTGGTAAGAATGATTACATTGAAACAACACGTCCTCTCGTTGTAATTACAGCCCCAGGACCAGGAAGCGGAAAGATGGCAACCTGTTTGAGTCAGCTTTATCACGAAAATAAGCGTGGAATTAAAGCTGGTTATGCTAAGTTCGAAACTTTCCCAATCTGGAATCTTCCGCTTAAGCACCCTGTAAACCTTGCTTACGAAGCTGCAACAGCAGATCTTAATGACGTAAACATGATTGACCCATGGCACCTTGAGGCTTATGGAAAAACAACAGTAAATTACAACCGCGATATCGAAATCTTCCCTGTTCTCGATGCTATTTTCAAAGGAATTTACGGCAACAACCCATATAAGTCTCCTACAGACATGGGCGTAAATATGGCCGGTTATTGTATTTTTGATGATGATGCCTGCTGCGAAGCAAGTAAGCAGGAAATTATCCGCCGCTATTACGAAACAGTTGGACGTCTTGTAGAAGGCAATGCAGAAGAATCAGAAGTTGATAAGATAAATCTTTTGATGCAGCAGGCACAGATTACAACTGATGACCGCAAGGTTACTGTTGCTGCAAAAGAACGTGCTGCAAAATCAAAAACAGTTTGTGCAGCTATAGAACTTGCAGATGGAACAATTATTACATCTGAAACAACAGAGCTTTTGGGAACCAGTGCAGCTCTTATTTTGAATGCTACAAAGCATCTTGCTGGTCTGGATCACAAACTTAAGCTTATTCCAAAAGAGATGATTGAGCCAATTCAGCGTATGAAGGTTGATTTCCTGAGCGGAAACAATCCTCGTTTGCATACAGATGAGGTTCTTGTTGCACTTGCAATGCTTTCTCGTGAAGACGAGAACTGCCGTATGGCAATTGAGCAGCTGCCAAATCTTCGTGGATGTCAGGTTCATACAACTGTTATGCTGAGTGAAGTCGACAGAAAGATTTTCAAGAAGCTTGGTTGTGTATTGACTTGTGAGCCTGTAAGTAAGAAACAGAAGCCACTTATTGGCTAA
- a CDS encoding glycoside hydrolase family 3 C-terminal domain-containing protein, producing the protein MADYLTQLSDEERMRLFNGVGSWNSYDAGGKIPSFSMSDGPHGLRKQDAIQETEHYADLNRSRVATCFPTSSCMAASWDKSLLSELGKTIAEEAQCQQVDVVLGPGTNIKRSPLCGRNFEYFSEDPYLAGTLAAEYINGMQALGIGTSLKHFTCNNQEKRRQTSNSIVNEKTLSEIYLRPFEIAVRKAQPASIMVSYNKVNGEYAAASKFLLTEVLRKKWGFKGIVISDWGACIGAVNCLKAGMSLAMPDSNGYFSHQLEKVYKDDEEVRTKLEEANRLVIEAAQKWNGGHQQEADNSKIDFVAHHKAALRFATNAAVLLKNDGVLPLPEKSKITVIGGMAATMKFQGGGSSHITTAPHPNALESLKALGYEIDFAEGYSGDIRDTSEHGYAQAIEAAKKAAAEKRPVLFFCGLTEEFEGEGFDRENIALPEVQTKLLDQIIALGADVIAVTFSGAPIDIYFADKVRAVLHMYLCGEACGEACAELLSGRVNPSGKIAETFPFSEKDTPCYGNFAGEEDNIEYKEGSYVGYRYYEAKNIPVRYEFGFGLSYTTFEYSNLKVDVEKREVSFDLKNTGAVKGAEASQVYIQKEGVDYPELRGFEKTLLEPGETKRVTVTLDENAFKTYDTTAHNFIPDAGEYTIKVGMSVRKIVLEQKVSVSAEQAVGQTSANTENSAYTPDLALYDSFFTNTFYEQHHKGTFTSADNLGDMAKESFAVRVILKIINRIILFSMRGKSKDDPSVKIVLSAIAENPLESLISITNGIFTEKLMSRIVRMANR; encoded by the coding sequence ATGGCAGATTATTTAACCCAATTATCTGACGAAGAGAGGATGCGGCTTTTTAATGGTGTAGGCAGCTGGAATAGTTATGATGCAGGAGGAAAGATACCATCCTTTTCAATGAGTGATGGTCCGCACGGACTTCGTAAACAGGATGCCATTCAGGAAACTGAGCATTATGCAGATTTGAATCGCAGTCGTGTTGCTACCTGTTTCCCGACTTCAAGCTGTATGGCTGCCAGCTGGGATAAATCGCTTTTAAGCGAACTTGGAAAAACAATTGCGGAAGAAGCACAGTGTCAGCAGGTTGATGTTGTGCTTGGACCGGGAACAAATATTAAGCGTTCACCTCTTTGTGGACGTAACTTTGAATACTTTTCTGAAGACCCGTATCTTGCGGGAACTCTTGCGGCAGAATATATCAACGGAATGCAGGCGCTTGGAATCGGAACTTCTCTAAAGCACTTTACCTGCAACAATCAGGAAAAACGCCGCCAGACTTCAAACTCAATCGTAAATGAAAAAACACTCTCAGAGATTTATCTGCGACCTTTTGAAATTGCTGTACGCAAGGCTCAGCCGGCAAGCATTATGGTTTCATACAACAAGGTAAATGGCGAGTATGCGGCTGCCAGCAAATTCCTTCTTACAGAAGTACTCAGAAAAAAATGGGGCTTTAAGGGAATTGTAATTTCAGACTGGGGTGCATGTATTGGAGCTGTAAATTGTCTTAAGGCCGGAATGTCTCTTGCGATGCCCGATTCAAACGGCTACTTCTCCCATCAGCTTGAAAAAGTTTATAAGGATGATGAAGAGGTTAGAACAAAACTCGAAGAAGCAAACCGCCTTGTAATTGAAGCAGCTCAGAAATGGAATGGCGGTCATCAGCAGGAAGCAGATAATTCTAAAATTGATTTTGTTGCTCATCATAAAGCAGCACTTCGATTTGCAACTAACGCTGCTGTTCTTTTGAAAAATGACGGAGTACTTCCACTTCCAGAAAAATCAAAAATTACAGTAATAGGCGGCATGGCTGCCACAATGAAATTTCAGGGTGGCGGTTCAAGTCACATTACAACAGCTCCTCATCCTAATGCTCTTGAGAGTCTTAAGGCTCTTGGTTATGAAATTGATTTTGCAGAAGGTTATTCAGGAGATATCAGAGATACAAGTGAGCACGGTTATGCTCAGGCAATTGAAGCGGCTAAAAAGGCTGCAGCCGAAAAACGTCCTGTACTTTTCTTTTGTGGTCTTACAGAAGAGTTTGAAGGCGAAGGCTTTGATCGTGAAAATATTGCGCTGCCGGAAGTTCAGACAAAACTTCTCGACCAGATCATCGCTCTTGGTGCAGATGTAATTGCTGTAACTTTCAGTGGTGCACCAATCGACATTTATTTTGCAGATAAAGTTCGTGCTGTTCTTCATATGTATCTTTGTGGTGAAGCCTGTGGAGAGGCTTGTGCAGAACTGCTCAGCGGTCGTGTAAATCCATCAGGAAAAATTGCAGAGACTTTCCCATTCTCAGAAAAAGATACTCCTTGCTACGGAAACTTTGCCGGCGAAGAAGACAACATTGAATATAAAGAAGGTTCTTACGTTGGCTACCGTTACTACGAAGCAAAGAACATTCCTGTCCGCTATGAGTTTGGTTTTGGTTTGAGCTATACAACTTTTGAATATTCAAATCTTAAAGTTGATGTAGAAAAGCGTGAAGTTTCTTTTGATTTGAAAAATACCGGCGCGGTAAAAGGTGCAGAGGCTTCTCAGGTTTATATCCAGAAGGAAGGTGTTGATTATCCGGAACTCCGCGGTTTCGAAAAAACTCTCCTCGAACCAGGTGAAACAAAACGCGTAACTGTTACCCTCGACGAAAATGCTTTCAAGACTTACGATACAACAGCTCACAACTTTATTCCTGACGCTGGTGAATATACAATAAAAGTCGGAATGTCTGTTCGAAAAATAGTTCTTGAGCAGAAGGTTAGTGTTAGTGCAGAGCAGGCTGTGGGACAGACCTCTGCCAATACAGAGAACTCAGCCTATACTCCAGACCTCGCGCTTTATGATTCCTTCTTTACAAACACCTTCTACGAACAGCATCACAAGGGAACTTTTACCTCTGCCGACAATCTTGGCGATATGGCAAAAGAAAGTTTTGCTGTAAGAGTAATTTTGAAAATTATAAATAGAATTATTCTGTTCTCTATGCGTGGAAAATCAAAAGATGATCCGTCTGTAAAAATTGTACTCAGTGCAATTGCAGAAAATCCTCTTGAAAGCTTAATCAGCATAACAAATGGAATCTTTACAGAAAAACTGATGTCAAGAATTGTGCGAATGGCAAACAGATAG
- a CDS encoding C39 family peptidase: MAKTKGGSMPGKIVYEIVKFLLTAFVITTIVNIILMGPLKPHFNRKAKFSKFFVSPASNTVKTADNSYFEFQQGGGCAGYSSAFVLRHSGESINGEEAFKDVPFQMKGGIAFPKGITGFFKKRGIKMTACTGNFAALQNEIARGKPVIVVIRSFVGKSYLHFACITGYDEENIYFADSIKDWVNVEDNGNYYNRTVPVSEFKKLWNTSMLKMPLYRNMFYVMK; the protein is encoded by the coding sequence ATGGCTAAAACTAAAGGAGGCTCTATGCCAGGAAAAATTGTATATGAGATTGTGAAATTTCTTTTGACTGCTTTTGTTATTACAACAATTGTAAATATTATTCTGATGGGCCCTCTTAAGCCGCATTTTAACCGTAAAGCAAAATTCTCAAAGTTCTTTGTTAGTCCAGCTTCAAACACTGTTAAAACTGCAGATAATTCTTATTTTGAATTTCAGCAGGGTGGAGGATGTGCAGGGTATTCTTCTGCCTTTGTTCTTAGACATTCAGGTGAATCTATAAATGGGGAAGAAGCCTTTAAAGATGTTCCTTTTCAGATGAAAGGTGGCATTGCTTTTCCAAAAGGAATTACAGGGTTTTTTAAGAAACGTGGAATAAAAATGACAGCCTGCACAGGAAATTTTGCTGCATTACAAAATGAAATCGCTCGTGGAAAGCCTGTAATAGTTGTAATCCGTTCGTTTGTAGGAAAAAGTTATTTACATTTTGCCTGTATAACAGGTTATGATGAAGAGAATATCTATTTTGCAGATTCAATAAAAGACTGGGTAAATGTTGAGGATAACGGCAATTATTACAATCGTACAGTTCCAGTTTCAGAATTCAAAAAACTCTGGAATACTTCGATGCTTAAAATGCCGTTATACCGCAATATGTTTTATGTAATGAAATAA
- the fabG gene encoding 3-oxoacyl-ACP reductase FabG translates to MENVNADKKVLVTGASGGIGRAIAVEAAKAGYYVICHYNGSQGKAEETLAQIQAAGGQGELIQFDVSNREDCKAKLSELSAKHGVLWGIVNNAGVTRDNTFVAMSGEDWDKVIHTNLDSFYNVINPLLMPMASRKNKRGGRIITISSVSGVHGNRGQSNYSASKAGIIGATKALAVELAGRGITCNAIAPGVIETDMTKAIRPEVYDIIMQTIPMGRAGKPEEIAAAAVFLLSEGAAYITRQVIEIDGGM, encoded by the coding sequence ATGGAAAACGTTAATGCTGATAAGAAAGTTCTCGTAACTGGTGCCAGCGGTGGAATTGGCCGCGCAATCGCTGTTGAGGCTGCTAAGGCCGGATATTATGTAATCTGTCACTACAATGGAAGTCAGGGTAAGGCTGAAGAAACTCTTGCTCAGATTCAGGCTGCCGGTGGACAGGGCGAACTGATTCAGTTTGATGTTTCAAACCGCGAAGACTGTAAAGCTAAGCTCAGCGAATTGAGCGCAAAGCACGGAGTTCTCTGGGGAATCGTAAATAACGCTGGTGTTACCCGCGATAATACATTTGTTGCTATGAGTGGCGAAGACTGGGACAAGGTTATTCATACAAACCTCGACAGCTTCTACAATGTAATCAACCCACTTTTGATGCCAATGGCAAGCCGCAAGAACAAGCGCGGTGGACGTATTATCACAATTTCTTCTGTAAGTGGAGTTCACGGAAACCGCGGACAGTCTAACTACAGTGCTTCTAAAGCTGGTATCATCGGTGCTACAAAGGCTTTGGCTGTAGAACTTGCAGGTCGTGGAATCACTTGTAACGCAATTGCACCAGGTGTAATCGAAACTGATATGACTAAGGCTATCCGCCCGGAAGTATATGACATCATCATGCAGACAATCCCAATGGGACGTGCCGGAAAACCAGAAGAAATCGCTGCTGCTGCAGTATTCCTTTTGAGCGAAGGCGCTGCTTACATTACACGTCAGGTAATCGAAATTGATGGTGGTATGTAA
- a CDS encoding MBL fold metallo-hydrolase, producing the protein MKKTYVTRMPDKVGAFLVASQIIARHGGNIVRVNYNKAVDLHTLFIEVAANDEQHNQIKAELAECGYLTDSTNESQILMIVLTLPDVSGAVLPVLEILNSHKVNISYISSQENGTGVQYFKMGLLIENTSEIRALIDEISQICEIKILDYEVTDRLLDGTVFYVTFANEMRSILNLNQKQTNKVLIYANRMMQILDEQKKSPLKTFDYIRRFASFVRERKGENFNPLVSFYTLNDKLTLFMIEPSCGSNTYVIQSDDELLFIDSGFACYRSEMVALFKELFHNYSTLKKSAFITHGDLDHVGLHSEFDAIYMSGSCYDNFALEVEGKPNFREQNPLHEPYCKLSRIISGYEPPALEKCIAVGRRTGDEVLEHIGSHFFAGKRFDFYEGKGGHVRGDTVIVCDELKIVFSGDIYVNIKGFSDDQKEFNALAPFLMTGVDSDAALAKEAREYLVRKYSDYVIYPGHGALKKF; encoded by the coding sequence ATGAAGAAAACTTATGTAACCAGAATGCCAGATAAAGTTGGAGCATTTCTTGTAGCCAGCCAGATTATTGCCCGCCATGGAGGAAATATTGTCCGAGTTAATTACAACAAGGCGGTAGATCTCCATACGCTTTTTATTGAAGTTGCGGCAAATGATGAGCAGCATAATCAGATTAAAGCTGAACTCGCAGAATGCGGCTACCTTACAGATAGTACAAATGAGAGTCAGATTCTGATGATTGTCCTGACTCTGCCGGATGTAAGCGGCGCAGTGCTTCCTGTTCTGGAGATTTTGAATTCACATAAGGTAAATATTTCATATATCAGTTCGCAGGAAAATGGAACGGGCGTTCAGTATTTTAAAATGGGCCTTCTGATTGAAAATACATCAGAGATTCGAGCCCTTATTGATGAGATTTCTCAGATTTGTGAAATCAAAATCCTGGACTACGAAGTAACCGACCGTCTTCTTGATGGTACAGTTTTCTATGTTACCTTTGCCAATGAGATGCGTTCAATTTTGAATCTGAATCAGAAACAGACAAACAAGGTTTTGATTTATGCCAATCGTATGATGCAGATTCTTGATGAGCAGAAAAAATCTCCGTTAAAGACTTTTGATTATATCCGCCGGTTTGCAAGTTTTGTCCGTGAACGAAAAGGTGAAAACTTTAATCCTCTTGTTTCGTTTTATACACTTAACGATAAGCTTACTCTTTTTATGATAGAACCTTCGTGTGGCAGTAATACCTATGTTATTCAAAGTGATGATGAATTGCTTTTTATAGACAGCGGATTTGCCTGCTATCGTTCCGAAATGGTGGCCTTGTTCAAAGAGCTTTTCCATAATTATTCAACACTCAAAAAATCTGCCTTTATTACACATGGCGACCTGGATCATGTGGGGCTGCATTCCGAGTTTGATGCAATTTATATGAGTGGCAGCTGCTATGATAATTTTGCGCTTGAAGTTGAGGGTAAACCGAATTTCCGTGAACAGAATCCTCTGCATGAACCTTATTGCAAACTCAGCCGTATAATTTCCGGATATGAGCCGCCGGCTCTTGAAAAGTGTATTGCTGTTGGCCGTCGTACTGGCGATGAAGTTCTTGAGCATATAGGAAGTCATTTCTTTGCCGGTAAACGTTTTGATTTTTATGAAGGAAAGGGTGGTCACGTTCGCGGAGATACTGTAATTGTCTGTGATGAACTGAAAATCGTTTTCAGTGGAGATATTTACGTAAACATAAAGGGCTTCTCAGATGACCAGAAAGAGTTTAACGCACTGGCACCATTCTTAATGACTGGTGTTGATTCAGATGCAGCTCTTGCTAAGGAAGCCCGTGAATATCTTGTAAGAAAATACTCAGATTATGTGATTTATCCGGGACATGGAGCATTAAAGAAGTTCTAA
- a CDS encoding glycoside-pentoside-hexuronide (GPH):cation symporter, with amino-acid sequence MEKLDNRTKWSYSIGATGRDAAYALVSMYLMTYIQYTMKLTVAQFGVISAIIVICLIWDAINDPLMGIIIENCHFKAGKYKPWILAGSVLNAAVILALFTIRPEGWGFVVFFGISYLLWGMTYTMNDIAYWGMLPSLSSDAGERNILVTLMSIFICIGQFSVAGIVPTVIAGNAVNAYRVTALIVALCFIGFQMITVLGVRERHHEAAEHADSLSLKDMFKIFTRNDQLIPAGIASLLFNIGTNLLLMFGMNFFYFEFGYSEGGNLVFLFTVMYGLGTLFSQIAFPFFTKGMTRRQILRLITIVIGTGYLILLLTGYILPKSRLLINISGFVIFFCQGLFNLVLLVMLNNTIEYDEYKFHERHDSIISTVRSFSAKLSTAINQGIVNLVLIISGIYAISQSVSALEVKAGTGEMSSQEVLTLADQYISGATGGQLFVLRLGITLIPFIALVAAWLILEKKYKIDEKEYERICSELKK; translated from the coding sequence ATGGAAAAGCTTGATAACAGAACAAAATGGTCTTATTCAATTGGAGCAACCGGCCGCGATGCTGCATACGCTCTTGTGAGTATGTATCTGATGACTTACATTCAGTATACAATGAAGCTTACAGTTGCGCAGTTCGGTGTGATTTCGGCAATCATTGTAATCTGCCTTATCTGGGATGCCATTAATGATCCGCTCATGGGAATCATAATTGAAAACTGCCACTTCAAGGCCGGAAAGTATAAGCCGTGGATTCTTGCGGGTTCGGTTTTGAACGCGGCAGTAATTCTTGCTCTGTTTACAATCCGGCCGGAAGGCTGGGGCTTTGTAGTGTTCTTTGGTATCAGTTATCTGTTGTGGGGAATGACCTACACAATGAACGATATTGCGTACTGGGGAATGCTGCCTTCTCTTTCGAGTGATGCGGGCGAGCGAAATATTCTTGTTACGCTGATGAGCATTTTTATCTGCATCGGTCAGTTTAGTGTTGCGGGAATTGTTCCTACGGTGATTGCGGGAAATGCGGTGAATGCTTACAGAGTTACGGCGCTTATTGTTGCGCTGTGCTTTATAGGTTTTCAGATGATTACCGTTCTTGGCGTGCGCGAGCGACATCACGAAGCTGCAGAGCACGCAGACTCACTCTCCCTCAAAGACATGTTCAAGATTTTTACCAGAAACGATCAGCTCATTCCTGCGGGAATTGCGTCGCTGCTTTTTAATATCGGAACAAATCTTCTTTTGATGTTTGGCATGAACTTTTTCTATTTTGAGTTCGGCTATTCCGAGGGTGGAAATCTTGTGTTCCTGTTCACTGTAATGTACGGGCTTGGAACGCTGTTTTCTCAGATTGCTTTCCCGTTTTTTACAAAAGGCATGACCCGTCGCCAGATACTCCGTTTAATCACTATTGTGATTGGAACCGGTTATCTGATTCTTTTGCTAACCGGATATATTCTTCCTAAGAGCCGTCTTCTCATCAATATTTCGGGCTTTGTGATTTTCTTCTGCCAGGGGCTTTTTAATCTTGTGCTTCTGGTTATGCTGAACAACACAATTGAATATGATGAATATAAATTCCACGAGAGACACGATTCAATTATTTCTACGGTACGTTCTTTTTCTGCAAAGCTTTCAACTGCAATCAATCAGGGAATTGTAAATCTTGTTCTGATTATAAGCGGCATTTATGCAATAAGTCAGAGTGTGAGTGCGCTTGAAGTTAAGGCTGGAACTGGCGAAATGTCATCTCAGGAAGTTCTGACTCTTGCAGATCAGTATATTTCTGGTGCGACCGGCGGACAGCTTTTTGTTCTGCGTCTTGGAATCACTCTGATTCCTTTTATTGCGCTTGTTGCGGCATGGCTGATTCTTGAGAAGAAGTATAAAATTGATGAAAAGGAATATGAGAGAATCTGTTCTGAATTAAAGAAATAA
- a CDS encoding beta-ketoacyl-ACP synthase: MEFTKPNGKRRVVVTGGGMVSALGRDWETAYANLKTCKNKIRYMPEWERYTKMNTRLACPFDEELPSFPRKKVRGMGRVALLGLLSTHDALAMAGLLAEDGDDVIEELKNGRTGIAYGTCMGSMDAIGDLAKMVETGDSSHLNSQTYIKAMPQTNACNMSVYWQIRGRVIITDTACTSGSQSIGYGYEAIEDGRQEIMICGGAEELSAPDAAIFDTLGATSCMNKTPEATPKCFDKDRDGLVIGEGAGTLILEDLEHAVKRGAKIYCEIAGFATNMDGSHITSPNSETQAKCLEMAIEDAGISKDQIAYVNAHGTATPHGDISETQAVYKAFGRAVPISSTKSYIGHILGACGCVESWLTINMMNEGWFHPNVNLVNVDPECAPLDYIQGEGRNIDAEYVMANNFAFGGVNTSLIFKKWNNQ; the protein is encoded by the coding sequence ATGGAATTCACAAAACCAAATGGAAAACGCCGTGTTGTTGTTACTGGCGGCGGTATGGTTTCTGCGCTTGGGCGCGACTGGGAAACTGCTTATGCAAATTTAAAAACCTGTAAAAATAAAATCCGCTATATGCCGGAATGGGAACGCTACACAAAAATGAATACCCGTCTGGCTTGTCCTTTTGATGAGGAGCTGCCTAGCTTCCCTCGCAAGAAGGTTCGCGGAATGGGACGCGTTGCTTTGCTGGGACTTCTTTCTACACACGACGCTCTTGCCATGGCAGGCCTGCTTGCAGAAGACGGTGATGATGTAATTGAAGAACTCAAGAACGGCCGCACCGGTATTGCTTATGGAACCTGTATGGGAAGTATGGATGCCATCGGTGACCTTGCAAAAATGGTTGAAACTGGGGATTCTTCGCACCTCAACAGCCAGACCTACATCAAGGCTATGCCACAGACTAATGCCTGCAACATGAGCGTTTACTGGCAGATTCGCGGCCGTGTTATTATTACTGATACAGCCTGTACTTCCGGTTCACAGTCTATTGGTTACGGCTATGAAGCAATAGAAGACGGACGACAGGAAATTATGATTTGCGGTGGTGCAGAAGAGCTTTCTGCTCCAGACGCTGCAATTTTTGATACGCTTGGTGCAACATCCTGCATGAATAAAACTCCAGAAGCTACTCCTAAGTGCTTCGACAAAGATCGAGATGGTCTTGTAATTGGCGAGGGTGCCGGTACTTTGATTCTGGAAGACCTTGAGCATGCTGTAAAACGCGGTGCAAAGATTTACTGCGAAATTGCAGGCTTTGCAACAAATATGGACGGTTCACACATCACATCTCCAAACAGCGAAACTCAGGCAAAATGTCTTGAAATGGCAATTGAAGATGCTGGTATTTCAAAGGATCAGATTGCTTATGTAAACGCTCATGGAACTGCAACTCCTCACGGAGACATTTCCGAAACTCAGGCTGTTTACAAGGCATTCGGTCGCGCTGTACCAATCAGCTCTACTAAATCATACATTGGACACATCCTCGGTGCCTGCGGTTGTGTAGAAAGCTGGCTTACAATCAACATGATGAACGAAGGTTGGTTCCATCCAAATGTAAACCTCGTAAATGTAGATCCAGAGTGTGCTCCACTCGACTACATACAGGGTGAAGGACGCAACATCGATGCAGAATACGTTATGGCTAATAACTTCGCATTCGGTGGTGTAAACACATCATTGATTTTCAAGAAGTGGAATAATCAGTAA
- a CDS encoding GGDEF domain-containing protein produces MISKIKKLLGLEKLHPDVQFFLDSENLNIAQPASFIVMIVEFGLFLNTIIYVIRSGRPPSANNLFYRTLYGLMVIASAQLFIYSTYHKRRGIHFKRFALDSSIIIFFLSVIAFGICISIKDYIHGEQILVFITIELFVACLFMVKPYLAIILITIPFTIFYFMMASANGISNATRINYPVIMFFFILVNIAHYQQFLRIANHNVVNHALAEQLRNASRYDFLTKLKNRTALNMDFEDSDNPYLNSHFIVMLTDIDDFKIYNDTKGHNFGDELLKRLASIMQNNFGKTHCYRYGGDEYLIVLPEIREDLFLEKIRIAKECTKNEFHFSGGYTHGYVSSAKDLHHLINIADKNLYDAKGSGKNQVIGKF; encoded by the coding sequence ATGATTTCAAAAATTAAAAAGCTCTTAGGACTCGAGAAATTACATCCCGACGTCCAGTTCTTTCTGGATTCTGAAAACCTCAATATAGCGCAACCTGCTTCCTTCATTGTAATGATTGTTGAGTTTGGATTATTCCTTAATACAATTATTTACGTTATAAGAAGTGGACGACCGCCTTCAGCAAATAATCTTTTTTACAGAACTCTTTATGGTCTGATGGTTATTGCATCGGCACAGCTTTTTATTTATTCCACATACCACAAAAGAAGAGGAATTCATTTTAAGCGTTTTGCATTAGACTCAAGTATTATTATTTTCTTTCTCTCTGTTATTGCTTTTGGAATTTGCATTTCTATTAAAGATTATATTCATGGTGAACAGATCCTGGTTTTTATTACTATAGAACTTTTTGTTGCCTGTCTTTTTATGGTTAAACCATATCTTGCAATTATACTGATAACTATTCCTTTTACTATTTTTTATTTCATGATGGCATCAGCTAACGGTATTTCTAACGCAACAAGAATAAACTATCCGGTCATTATGTTTTTCTTTATTCTTGTAAATATTGCACACTATCAGCAGTTTCTGAGAATTGCAAATCATAATGTTGTAAATCACGCCCTCGCAGAACAATTGCGTAATGCATCCCGCTACGACTTCCTTACTAAACTTAAAAATCGAACTGCCTTAAACATGGATTTTGAAGATTCTGATAATCCTTACTTAAATTCTCATTTTATTGTTATGCTCACAGATATTGATGATTTTAAGATTTATAACGATACAAAGGGACATAATTTTGGCGATGAATTACTCAAGAGACTAGCTTCAATCATGCAGAATAATTTTGGAAAAACACATTGCTATCGTTATGGTGGCGATGAATATCTGATTGTGCTTCCTGAAATCAGAGAAGACCTGTTCCTTGAAAAAATCAGAATCGCAAAAGAATGCACTAAGAATGAATTTCATTTCAGTGGCGGCTATACCCACGGTTATGTAAGTTCAGCTAAAGATCTGCATCACCTTATCAATATTGCCGACAAGAATCTCTATGATGCCAAAGGTTCCGGTAAAAATCAGGTAATTGGAAAGTTTTAA